One genomic segment of Musa acuminata AAA Group cultivar baxijiao chromosome BXJ3-3, Cavendish_Baxijiao_AAA, whole genome shotgun sequence includes these proteins:
- the LOC135633671 gene encoding uncharacterized protein LOC135633671 isoform X2 yields the protein MDKLRVLQKLASAEGSSARIFKAIADPPTTSLQRLKGLTTGGLPTFIDVGNSFGAPAIVEDNLIHQLVRNGKRVLMMGDDTWLQLFPDHFNTSYPYPSFNVKDLDTVDNGVIEHLLPSLYKEDWDVLIAHFLGVDHAGHIFGVDSAQMIQKLEQYNSILEEVVDVLKSESGAGGLHENTFLTVMGDHGQTTNGDHGGGTAEEVETSLFAMSLQSPPASVSSVLDSSFCHPDLDGRKLCIGIFEQLDFAVTISALLGIPFPFGSIGRVDPEIYALSAHTWEGRGTGTNNCQPSSDLAAWKQNYANALCINSWQVKRYIDLYSATSVIGLPIEDLNHVSELYSQAQTNWSDTVSSGYLPMGTPHRIQDREESPFQQKIDAYSDFLESVAKLARSAWTEFDGTLMGVGLSCMLVSLAIHLLAIRRLNILCKPYQNALNILGNYFSLVSPLLLVAIRAASFLSNSYILAEGSVANFLLATAGIIRLQRSIREWKLPTDELFFLLLSTIIRFGIEIGMSKESSASTFLFTFSKNIFGINEGDPLLTVLTDIFPIILLFVLAIMFYKFISGICCWPHFRYILYFGTVCSYLLIALHWASESNLMPISLFVQYTGRNFAPQVVYAIGFGLLVLSVLSRFLDSSRVKPTARMTVLSLALVSSWSPTILILLGRQGPFAVLIFISGAWFIVKSWREGWIESTRRDLGAFVIDPIPVIQWSFLAVCLFFYTGHWCTFDGLRYGAAFVGFDHFNIIRQGLLLAIDTFGVSHILPILSIPFIITIQLQNSKENSAEGNTFLYLTQVFLIYGLITATTTTLTIICVTIQRRHLMVWGLFAPKYVFDAIGLLVTDALIFMASLYYY from the exons GGACTAACTACTGGAGGACTCCCAACATTCATCGATGTTGGTAACAGTTTTGGAGCTCCAGCGATTGTGGAAGATAATCTGATACATCAG TTGGTGAGAAATGGAAAGAGAGTGCTGATGATGGGTGATGATACCTGGTTGCAGCTGTTTCCTGATCACTTTAATACATCATATCCTTACCCTTCCTTTAATGTTAAAGATCTTGATACG GTAGATAATGGTGTGATCGAACACTTGCTTCCATCATTGTACAAAGAAGACTGGGATGTTCTTATTGCACATTTCCTTGGTGTG GATCATGCGGGGCATATATTTGGTGTTGATTCTGCACAGATGATACAGAAGTTGGAACAATATAACAGTATTCTTGAG GAAGTTGTTGACGTGCTGAAGAGCGAATCTGGAGCAGGTGGCCTTCATGAGAACACTTTTCTTACTGTAATGGGTGATCATGGCCAAACCACAAACGGTGATCATGGTGGTGGCACAGCAGAAGAG GTTGAAACATCACTCTTTGCTATGAGTTTACAGAGTCCTCCAGCTTCTGTTTCTTCTGTTCTTGATTCAAGTTTTTGCCATCCTGATTTG GATGGTAGAAAGCTATGCATTGGCATCTTCGAACAG CTCGACTTTGCGGTAACTATTTCAGCACTCCTTGGTATTCCATTTCCTTTTGGCAG CATTGGGCGTGTTGATCCTGAAATATATGCATTGAGTGCTCATACATGGGAAGGTCGAGGAACAGGTACAAACAATTGTCAACCATCATCCGATTTGGCAGCATGGAAGCAAAACTATGCTAATGCTCTCTGCATAAACTCATGGCAG GTGAAGAGATATATTGATCTTTATTCTGCCACATCAGTTATTGGGTTGCCTATTGAGGATCTAAACCATGTATCGGAGTTGTACAGTCAAGCTCAGACTAACTGGTCAGATACTGTGAGCAGTGGTTACTTACCTATGGGTACCCCTCACAGGATTCAGGATAGGGAAGAGTCACCTTTTCAACAGAAAATTGATGCATATTCTGACTTCTTAGAGAGTGTTGCCAAGCTTGCTCGATCAGCTTGGACAGAGTTTGATGGAACTTTGATGGGTGTTGGACTCAGTTGTATGCTTGTTTCTCTTGCCATTCACCTATTGGCGATCAGAAGGCTAAATATTCTCTGTAAGCCTTATCAAAATGCCCTGAACATTCTTGGTAATTATTTCAGTCTGGTTTCTCCTCTTCTCTTGGTGGCAATACGGGCAGCCAGTTTTCTGTCAAATAGTTACATAT TGGCAGAAGGAAGCGTTGCAAATTTTCTTTTAGCTACTGCTGGTATTATCAGATTACAGCGTTCGATCAGGGAATGGAAGCTTCCGACAGAT gaacttttctttcttcttttaagtACCATTATTAGATTTGGAATAGAAATTGGGATGTCAAAGGAAAGCTCTGCTTCGACATTTTTGTTTAccttttctaaaaatatttttggtaTCAATGAAGGAGATCCTCTTTTGACAGTTTTGACAGACATATTTCCAATAATTTTGCTATTCGTTTTGGCAATCATGTTTTACAAGTTCATTTCTGGCATATGTTGTTGGCCACACTTTAGATATATTCTCTATTTTGGAACCGTATGTAGCTATCTGCTCATAGCATTACATTGGGCCTCCGAGAGCAATTTGATGCCTATTTCTTTGTTTGTTCAATATACTGGAAGGAACTTTGCACCTCAAGTGGTTTATGCTATTGGCTTTGGACTTCTGGTATTGTCAGTGCTTTCTCGGTTTCTGGACAGTAGTAGGGTAAAGCCAACAGCAAGGATGACAGTTTTATCTCTGGCCTTAGTTTCTTCATGGAGCCCAACTATCTTGATTCTACTGGGAAGACAAGGTCCCTTTGCTGTTTTGATTTTCATAAGTGGAG CCTGGTTTATAGTAAAGTCATGGAGGGAAGGATGGATAGAATCCACAAGAAGAGATTTGGGAGCCTTCGTCATTGATCCTATACCTGTGATTCAATGGAGCTTTCTAGCTGTTTGTTTATTCTTTTACACTGGTCACTG GTGTACCTTTGATGGTCTGCGTTATGGTGCAGCATTTGTTGG GTTTGATCATTTCAATATCATCCGTCAAGGTCTTCTACTTGCAATAGATACTTTTGGTGTGTCTCACATTCTTCCTATTCTTAGTATTCCATTTATTATCACAATCCAGTTGCAGAATAGTAAGGAAAACTCTGCTGAGGGTAATACTTTTCTCTACCTGACACAG GTCTTCTTGATTTATGGGCTTATAACAGCTACAACAACTACATTGACAATCATATGCGTCACAATTCAAAGAAGACATCTAATG GTTTGGGGATTATTTGCACCAAAATATGTTTTTGATGCCATAGGCCTTCTTGTGACAGACGCATTAATTTTTATGGCTTCTCTGTACTATTACTGA
- the LOC135633671 gene encoding uncharacterized protein LOC135633671 isoform X3 yields the protein MRVVDCLSFCPQGLTTGGLPTFIDVGNSFGAPAIVEDNLIHQLVRNGKRVLMMGDDTWLQLFPDHFNTSYPYPSFNVKDLDTVDNGVIEHLLPSLYKEDWDVLIAHFLGVDHAGHIFGVDSAQMIQKLEQYNSILEEVVDVLKSESGAGGLHENTFLTVMGDHGQTTNGDHGGGTAEEVETSLFAMSLQSPPASVSSVLDSSFCHPDLDGRKLCIGIFEQLDFAVTISALLGIPFPFGSIGRVDPEIYALSAHTWEGRGTGTNNCQPSSDLAAWKQNYANALCINSWQVKRYIDLYSATSVIGLPIEDLNHVSELYSQAQTNWSDTVSSGYLPMGTPHRIQDREESPFQQKIDAYSDFLESVAKLARSAWTEFDGTLMGVGLSCMLVSLAIHLLAIRRLNILCKPYQNALNILGNYFSLVSPLLLVAIRAASFLSNSYILAEGSVANFLLATAGIIRLQRSIREWKLPTDELFFLLLSTIIRFGIEIGMSKESSASTFLFTFSKNIFGINEGDPLLTVLTDIFPIILLFVLAIMFYKFISGICCWPHFRYILYFGTVCSYLLIALHWASESNLMPISLFVQYTGRNFAPQVVYAIGFGLLVLSVLSRFLDSSRVKPTARMTVLSLALVSSWSPTILILLGRQGPFAVLIFISGAWFIVKSWREGWIESTRRDLGAFVIDPIPVIQWSFLAVCLFFYTGHWCTFDGLRYGAAFVGFDHFNIIRQGLLLAIDTFGVSHILPILSIPFIITIQLQNSKENSAEGNTFLYLTQVFLIYGLITATTTTLTIICVTIQRRHLMVWGLFAPKYVFDAIGLLVTDALIFMASLYYY from the exons ATGAGAGTGGTGGATTGTCTTTCTTTTTGCCCCCAG GGACTAACTACTGGAGGACTCCCAACATTCATCGATGTTGGTAACAGTTTTGGAGCTCCAGCGATTGTGGAAGATAATCTGATACATCAG TTGGTGAGAAATGGAAAGAGAGTGCTGATGATGGGTGATGATACCTGGTTGCAGCTGTTTCCTGATCACTTTAATACATCATATCCTTACCCTTCCTTTAATGTTAAAGATCTTGATACG GTAGATAATGGTGTGATCGAACACTTGCTTCCATCATTGTACAAAGAAGACTGGGATGTTCTTATTGCACATTTCCTTGGTGTG GATCATGCGGGGCATATATTTGGTGTTGATTCTGCACAGATGATACAGAAGTTGGAACAATATAACAGTATTCTTGAG GAAGTTGTTGACGTGCTGAAGAGCGAATCTGGAGCAGGTGGCCTTCATGAGAACACTTTTCTTACTGTAATGGGTGATCATGGCCAAACCACAAACGGTGATCATGGTGGTGGCACAGCAGAAGAG GTTGAAACATCACTCTTTGCTATGAGTTTACAGAGTCCTCCAGCTTCTGTTTCTTCTGTTCTTGATTCAAGTTTTTGCCATCCTGATTTG GATGGTAGAAAGCTATGCATTGGCATCTTCGAACAG CTCGACTTTGCGGTAACTATTTCAGCACTCCTTGGTATTCCATTTCCTTTTGGCAG CATTGGGCGTGTTGATCCTGAAATATATGCATTGAGTGCTCATACATGGGAAGGTCGAGGAACAGGTACAAACAATTGTCAACCATCATCCGATTTGGCAGCATGGAAGCAAAACTATGCTAATGCTCTCTGCATAAACTCATGGCAG GTGAAGAGATATATTGATCTTTATTCTGCCACATCAGTTATTGGGTTGCCTATTGAGGATCTAAACCATGTATCGGAGTTGTACAGTCAAGCTCAGACTAACTGGTCAGATACTGTGAGCAGTGGTTACTTACCTATGGGTACCCCTCACAGGATTCAGGATAGGGAAGAGTCACCTTTTCAACAGAAAATTGATGCATATTCTGACTTCTTAGAGAGTGTTGCCAAGCTTGCTCGATCAGCTTGGACAGAGTTTGATGGAACTTTGATGGGTGTTGGACTCAGTTGTATGCTTGTTTCTCTTGCCATTCACCTATTGGCGATCAGAAGGCTAAATATTCTCTGTAAGCCTTATCAAAATGCCCTGAACATTCTTGGTAATTATTTCAGTCTGGTTTCTCCTCTTCTCTTGGTGGCAATACGGGCAGCCAGTTTTCTGTCAAATAGTTACATAT TGGCAGAAGGAAGCGTTGCAAATTTTCTTTTAGCTACTGCTGGTATTATCAGATTACAGCGTTCGATCAGGGAATGGAAGCTTCCGACAGAT gaacttttctttcttcttttaagtACCATTATTAGATTTGGAATAGAAATTGGGATGTCAAAGGAAAGCTCTGCTTCGACATTTTTGTTTAccttttctaaaaatatttttggtaTCAATGAAGGAGATCCTCTTTTGACAGTTTTGACAGACATATTTCCAATAATTTTGCTATTCGTTTTGGCAATCATGTTTTACAAGTTCATTTCTGGCATATGTTGTTGGCCACACTTTAGATATATTCTCTATTTTGGAACCGTATGTAGCTATCTGCTCATAGCATTACATTGGGCCTCCGAGAGCAATTTGATGCCTATTTCTTTGTTTGTTCAATATACTGGAAGGAACTTTGCACCTCAAGTGGTTTATGCTATTGGCTTTGGACTTCTGGTATTGTCAGTGCTTTCTCGGTTTCTGGACAGTAGTAGGGTAAAGCCAACAGCAAGGATGACAGTTTTATCTCTGGCCTTAGTTTCTTCATGGAGCCCAACTATCTTGATTCTACTGGGAAGACAAGGTCCCTTTGCTGTTTTGATTTTCATAAGTGGAG CCTGGTTTATAGTAAAGTCATGGAGGGAAGGATGGATAGAATCCACAAGAAGAGATTTGGGAGCCTTCGTCATTGATCCTATACCTGTGATTCAATGGAGCTTTCTAGCTGTTTGTTTATTCTTTTACACTGGTCACTG GTGTACCTTTGATGGTCTGCGTTATGGTGCAGCATTTGTTGG GTTTGATCATTTCAATATCATCCGTCAAGGTCTTCTACTTGCAATAGATACTTTTGGTGTGTCTCACATTCTTCCTATTCTTAGTATTCCATTTATTATCACAATCCAGTTGCAGAATAGTAAGGAAAACTCTGCTGAGGGTAATACTTTTCTCTACCTGACACAG GTCTTCTTGATTTATGGGCTTATAACAGCTACAACAACTACATTGACAATCATATGCGTCACAATTCAAAGAAGACATCTAATG GTTTGGGGATTATTTGCACCAAAATATGTTTTTGATGCCATAGGCCTTCTTGTGACAGACGCATTAATTTTTATGGCTTCTCTGTACTATTACTGA